A window from Lachnoanaerobaculum umeaense encodes these proteins:
- a CDS encoding cation transporter, protein MKRVYKLEGLDCADCAAKLERKLAAIEGITSVNINFMTLKCTLEAEADKLNDVIEKAMEIIKVEEPDVEVKRA, encoded by the coding sequence ATGAAGAGAGTTTATAAATTAGAGGGTTTGGATTGTGCAGATTGTGCGGCAAAGCTTGAGAGAAAATTGGCTGCTATAGAAGGTATTACAAGTGTAAATATCAACTTTATGACTCTAAAATGTACTTTGGAGGCTGAGGCTGATAAGCTGAATGATGTTATTGAAAAGGCTATGGAGATAATAAAGGTTGAAGAGCCTGATGTAGAGGTAAAGAGAGCGTAA
- a CDS encoding CvpA family protein, with protein MVFNFFEILVFLLLVLLIAYGYKNGLLKLSITMLALLSSVIVLNVVNPYLRNQLQENTKINQFVLTTIYSKIGLADMHEDSSNKEGRNNAIDKLNVPTKVKDVLKRDDDRVIYEKLGVYTFSDYIASYVTQMTVNAMSFMGSFILVWLVLGILFKGNKLLSKLPILGGMNQIFGAIAGLTIGLIIYWVVCIFIIAFSTTKLGSSLSAMVESSPFLVFLSRINPIATFLGL; from the coding sequence ATGGTTTTTAATTTTTTTGAAATACTGGTATTTTTGCTTTTAGTTTTATTGATTGCATATGGATATAAGAATGGACTTTTAAAGTTATCCATAACAATGTTAGCTCTTTTATCCAGCGTGATTGTATTGAATGTAGTAAATCCATATCTTAGAAATCAACTACAGGAAAATACTAAGATAAACCAGTTTGTTTTGACTACAATTTATTCGAAAATAGGATTGGCTGATATGCATGAAGATTCCTCTAATAAAGAAGGCCGAAATAATGCTATTGATAAACTTAATGTGCCAACAAAGGTCAAAGATGTTTTGAAAAGAGATGACGACCGAGTGATATATGAAAAGCTTGGTGTATATACATTCTCAGATTATATTGCCAGTTATGTTACACAGATGACTGTTAATGCGATGAGTTTTATGGGTTCTTTTATATTGGTCTGGCTAGTACTGGGTATATTATTTAAGGGAAATAAGCTTTTGAGTAAACTACCTATTTTGGGAGGCATGAATCAAATTTTTGGAGCAATAGCCGGTCTAACAATAGGACTTATAATATACTGGGTCGTTTGTATTTTTATAATTGCATTTTCTACAACTAAGCTTGGTTCTAGTTTATCGGCTATGGTTGAAAGCAGTCCATTTTTGGTTTTTTTATCAAGAATAAATCCAATAGCAACTTTTCTTGGATTATAG
- the recR gene encoding recombination mediator RecR, which translates to MDYYSSHISKLIEELSKLPGVGAKSAQRLAFHIIGMSSEQVESLSSAIKDAKGNVNYCKECFTLTDGEVCPICANEKRDHKTIMVVENTRDLAAYEKTGKYEGVYHVLHGAISPMLGIGPADIKLKELIKRLEGDINEVIIATNSTLEGETTAMYIAKLIKPIGIEVSRIASGVPVGGDLEYIDEVTLLRALEGRRSL; encoded by the coding sequence ATGGATTATTACAGCAGTCACATAAGCAAGCTTATAGAGGAACTTTCAAAACTACCGGGTGTAGGAGCAAAGTCCGCACAAAGGCTTGCTTTTCACATAATAGGAATGTCAAGTGAACAGGTAGAGTCATTGTCAAGTGCTATAAAAGATGCCAAAGGCAATGTGAATTATTGTAAAGAATGCTTTACTTTAACAGATGGAGAGGTCTGTCCGATATGTGCCAATGAGAAGAGAGATCATAAGACCATAATGGTTGTGGAAAACACAAGAGATTTGGCAGCATATGAAAAGACAGGAAAGTATGAAGGTGTTTACCATGTTTTGCATGGTGCTATATCACCTATGCTTGGAATAGGTCCGGCAGATATAAAATTAAAGGAATTAATAAAGAGATTGGAGGGCGATATAAACGAAGTGATTATCGCCACAAATTCTACACTTGAGGGAGAGACTACAGCAATGTATATAGCTAAACTTATAAAGCCCATAGGTATAGAAGTGAGTAGGATAGCAAGTGGAGTCCCGGTAGGCGGGGATTTGGAATATATTGATGAAGTGACTCTATTAAGGGCGCTCGAAGGAAGAAGATCACTCTAG
- the dnaX gene encoding DNA polymerase III subunit gamma/tau, with protein sequence MSYTALYRKFRPSNFDEVVGQEAITKTLKNQLKTGRISHAYLFCGTRGTGKTSIAKIMARALNCENPTDAGPCNQCPTCKSIISETSINVLEIDAASNNGVDNIRDIKEQVQYPPTFGKYKVFIIDEVHMLSPGAFNALLKTLEEPPEYVIFILATTEVHKIPVTVLSRCQRYDFKRIGMDSISKRLKELCKSEGVDIEDRAVDYIAKSADGAMRDALSLLDECISFLQNEKITYDTVLDILGASDISVFNELFEGILSGNTIEVLNLLNDSIVAGKEIGQFVTDFLWYLRNILILKSTQNDSSLVDMSEQNLQNLKEISNTVSKETLMRYIRNLSELSNKLKSATQKRVVAELEFIRLMTPEMEENLDSVLDRLSRLESGIVTGAVVKKNNTLNSEIKIEEEVIELPKATYDDFMTIKKEWNSIVEHIGGMAGSVYKEADVEPLKTGGINVIFFNRMFFDMGSGESTVSDLRSYLKEKYGKDIVIKTSLRENKVVRNTRYVSIEDIKSVINTDIIVE encoded by the coding sequence ATGTCTTATACAGCATTATATAGGAAGTTTCGACCTTCAAATTTTGATGAGGTGGTAGGTCAGGAAGCTATAACAAAGACATTAAAAAACCAGTTAAAGACAGGTAGAATATCTCATGCCTATCTTTTTTGTGGAACCAGGGGTACGGGAAAGACAAGTATAGCTAAGATAATGGCAAGGGCACTTAACTGTGAGAATCCCACAGATGCAGGCCCATGCAATCAATGTCCCACCTGTAAGTCTATAATTAGTGAGACTTCTATAAATGTATTGGAGATAGATGCAGCTTCAAATAATGGTGTAGATAATATAAGAGATATAAAGGAACAGGTGCAGTATCCGCCTACTTTTGGCAAATATAAGGTGTTTATAATAGATGAGGTGCATATGCTCTCTCCTGGAGCTTTCAATGCACTATTAAAAACTCTTGAAGAGCCACCTGAATATGTTATATTTATTTTGGCAACCACAGAGGTGCACAAGATACCGGTTACAGTATTGTCAAGATGTCAAAGATATGACTTTAAAAGGATTGGAATGGATAGCATATCTAAAAGGCTTAAAGAACTTTGTAAGAGCGAAGGTGTAGATATAGAAGACAGGGCTGTGGACTATATTGCAAAGAGTGCAGATGGAGCTATGAGAGATGCACTCAGTCTTTTGGATGAGTGCATATCATTTTTGCAAAATGAAAAGATTACTTATGATACTGTGCTTGATATACTTGGAGCTTCAGACATAAGCGTATTTAATGAGCTTTTCGAAGGTATATTATCCGGAAATACTATAGAGGTATTGAATCTTTTGAATGATTCAATAGTGGCAGGAAAAGAGATAGGACAGTTTGTAACAGATTTTCTTTGGTATTTGAGAAATATTCTGATATTAAAGTCCACACAAAATGACAGTTCACTTGTGGATATGTCAGAACAGAACTTACAAAATTTAAAAGAAATATCAAATACTGTTTCCAAAGAAACTCTGATGCGGTATATTAGAAACTTGTCAGAGCTTTCAAATAAATTAAAGAGTGCTACACAAAAGAGAGTTGTGGCGGAGCTGGAGTTTATAAGGCTTATGACACCTGAGATGGAGGAAAATCTTGACAGTGTATTGGATAGACTCTCCAGGCTTGAATCAGGTATAGTAACCGGTGCTGTAGTAAAAAAAAACAATACTCTGAATTCAGAGATAAAAATTGAAGAAGAAGTCATAGAGCTTCCAAAGGCTACATATGATGATTTCATGACTATAAAAAAGGAATGGAACAGTATAGTGGAGCATATTGGAGGTATGGCAGGCAGTGTATATAAAGAAGCAGATGTAGAGCCTTTAAAAACCGGAGGTATTAATGTCATCTTCTTTAACAGGATGTTCTTTGATATGGGAAGCGGAGAGTCCACAGTATCAGATTTACGCTCATATTTGAAAGAAAAGTACGGAAAAGATATTGTAATCAAGACTTCGTTAAGAGAAAATAAGGTTGTAAGAAATACAAGATATGTTTCAATAGAAGATATAAAATCTGTTATCAATACAGATATTATTGTAGAATAG
- a CDS encoding 6-phosphofructokinase produces MLRVGMLTSGGDCQALNATMRGVAKSLYKSDKEVEIIGFLEGYKGLMYGEYRVMKPSDFSGILTTGGTMLGTSRQPFKLMREPDANGMDKVEAMKTTYNKLKLDCLVVLGGNGSQKTANLLSEEGLNVIGLPKTIDNDLYGTDMTFGFQSAMEIATNAIDCIHTTAASHSRVFIVEVMGHKVGWLTLYAGLAGGADIILIPEIPYDIKAIAGAIKIREKEGKKFTILAVAEGAISKEDATLSKKELKKKKLKDAGRYPSISYEIGDILSSETGVDVRVTVPGHTQRGGDPNPYDRALSTRLGAHGAELILEKKYGRLVVLKGTEVTDIDLSESAGKLKYVDPQSSLVKEARLVGISFGDR; encoded by the coding sequence ATGCTAAGAGTTGGTATGCTAACAAGTGGAGGAGATTGTCAGGCATTGAATGCAACAATGCGTGGTGTGGCAAAGAGTCTATACAAGTCTGATAAAGAGGTGGAAATAATAGGTTTTCTTGAAGGATATAAGGGGCTTATGTATGGAGAATACAGGGTTATGAAACCTTCAGATTTTTCGGGTATATTGACCACAGGTGGAACAATGCTTGGAACCAGCAGGCAGCCTTTCAAATTGATGAGAGAGCCTGATGCAAATGGTATGGATAAGGTAGAGGCGATGAAGACTACATATAATAAGCTAAAGTTGGATTGTCTTGTAGTACTTGGTGGAAACGGCTCACAAAAGACAGCAAATCTTCTAAGCGAAGAGGGACTTAATGTTATAGGTTTACCAAAGACCATTGACAATGATTTGTATGGTACAGATATGACATTCGGTTTCCAAAGTGCGATGGAAATAGCCACAAATGCCATTGACTGTATACATACTACAGCTGCTTCTCATAGCAGAGTATTTATTGTAGAGGTAATGGGACATAAGGTAGGATGGCTTACACTATATGCCGGACTTGCGGGAGGTGCAGACATTATTTTGATACCTGAAATACCATATGATATAAAGGCAATAGCCGGTGCTATAAAGATTAGAGAAAAAGAAGGCAAGAAGTTTACCATACTTGCAGTAGCAGAAGGAGCAATATCAAAAGAAGACGCAACTCTTTCAAAAAAAGAGCTGAAAAAGAAGAAATTAAAGGATGCGGGTAGATATCCTTCTATAAGTTATGAAATTGGGGATATCCTAAGTTCTGAGACAGGTGTAGATGTGAGAGTTACAGTTCCCGGACATACACAAAGAGGTGGAGATCCAAATCCTTATGACAGAGCATTGTCTACAAGACTTGGAGCTCATGGAGCAGAGCTGATACTTGAAAAGAAATATGGTAGACTTGTAGTATTGAAGGGTACGGAGGTTACAGATATAGATCTTAGTGAGTCTGCAGGAAAGCTGAAATATGTTGATCCACAGTCTTCACTTGTAAAAGAGGCAAGACTTGTAGGAATAAGTTTTGGTGACAGATAG
- the trpS gene encoding tryptophan--tRNA ligase: MDKIILTGDRPTGRLHVGHYIGSLKRRVELQNSGEFKKIFIMVADAQALTDNMENPEKVRQNIIEVVLDYLACGIDPKKSTIFIQSMVPELTELAFYYMNLVTVSRLQRNPTVKAEIGLRNFENSIPVGFFTYPISQASDITAFKATTVPVGEDQLPMIEQTREIVRKFNSVYGDTLVEPEALIPQEDAAKRLPGTDGKAKMSKSLGNCIYLSDDADTVAAAVKTMYTDPLHIKVSDPGHIEGNTVFTYLDAFSRPEHFTEYLPDYKSLDELKEHYTRGGLGDMKVKKFLASIMEETLAPIRARRAEFEKDIPSIYDMLKESCEVARNEAANTLSEVKNAMRINYFDDVELIKSQAERFHNK; the protein is encoded by the coding sequence ATGGATAAGATAATACTTACAGGAGATCGTCCTACCGGAAGATTACATGTAGGACATTATATAGGCTCTCTAAAAAGAAGGGTTGAGTTGCAAAACTCAGGAGAATTTAAAAAGATTTTTATAATGGTGGCAGATGCACAGGCACTTACCGACAATATGGAAAACCCTGAGAAGGTAAGACAAAATATTATAGAAGTAGTACTTGATTATTTGGCATGTGGTATTGACCCTAAGAAGTCCACAATATTTATACAGTCAATGGTACCGGAGCTTACTGAACTTGCTTTCTACTATATGAATCTTGTAACTGTTTCAAGACTACAAAGAAATCCTACAGTGAAAGCAGAGATAGGACTTAGAAATTTTGAAAACAGTATACCCGTTGGATTTTTCACATATCCTATATCACAAGCCTCAGATATTACAGCATTTAAGGCAACTACAGTACCGGTAGGTGAGGATCAACTCCCTATGATTGAACAGACCAGAGAGATAGTAAGAAAGTTTAATTCAGTTTATGGTGATACTTTGGTAGAGCCTGAAGCATTAATACCACAGGAAGATGCGGCAAAGAGACTTCCGGGTACAGATGGTAAGGCAAAGATGAGTAAGTCACTTGGAAATTGTATATACCTTTCAGATGATGCAGATACTGTAGCAGCTGCTGTAAAAACTATGTATACAGATCCTTTGCATATAAAGGTAAGTGATCCGGGGCATATTGAGGGAAATACAGTATTTACATATTTGGATGCGTTCTCAAGACCGGAGCATTTTACAGAGTACCTTCCGGATTATAAGTCACTTGATGAGTTAAAAGAGCATTATACTCGTGGCGGTCTGGGAGATATGAAGGTAAAGAAATTCCTTGCAAGTATTATGGAAGAAACCTTGGCACCGATAAGAGCGAGAAGAGCGGAATTTGAAAAAGATATTCCATCAATCTATGATATGCTTAAGGAAAGCTGCGAGGTTGCAAGAAATGAAGCTGCAAATACACTTTCTGAAGTAAAGAATGCTATGAGAATAAATTACTTTGATGACGTAGAGTTGATAAAGTCGCAGGCAGAGAGATTTCATAATAAATAA
- a CDS encoding ArsR/SmtB family transcription factor → MLEGKTINSLSRLFKVFGDPTRIKILWALNVHELCVFDICEVLGMTKSAVSHQLSTLKEAKLVKSRREGKEVYYSLDDEHVKEIFETGIVHVSHRCKED, encoded by the coding sequence ATGCTTGAGGGCAAAACCATAAATTCGCTTTCAAGGTTGTTTAAAGTATTTGGAGATCCTACAAGGATAAAGATACTTTGGGCATTAAATGTACATGAACTATGTGTATTTGATATTTGTGAAGTACTGGGTATGACAAAGTCAGCAGTATCACACCAGTTAAGTACACTTAAAGAAGCTAAGCTTGTAAAGTCAAGAAGAGAAGGTAAGGAAGTATATTATTCACTGGATGATGAACATGTAAAAGAGATATTTGAAACAGGTATTGTACATGTATCTCATAGATGTAAAGAAGATTGA
- a CDS encoding heavy metal translocating P-type ATPase: MNNKQKKMLSKIIMGACLYITAIIISKISFPMSDIISLLLFIIAYIIVGKDVLLKAFTNIKRGKVFDENFLMTIATVGAFIIGEYPEAMGVMLFYMLGEFLQSLAVNKSRKSISDMMNIRPDYANLVKEDGSVETVDPYDVEVGSYIQIKAGEIIPLDGIVVSGKAMLDTSALTGESVPRSANVGDQVYSGSINKDGLLKLEVTKEFGESTASKILELVENAAAKKSKTENLISKFAVVYTPIVVFLAIALAVIPPFIFPGTGFVTWIYRALTFLVVSCPCAFVIAIPLSFFSGIGASSKIGVLIKGSNYLEVLAGVKTFMFDKTGTLTKGVFEVVSIHPNNISEEELIKKAAMAEEYSSHPIAVSIKNAYKEFEEESSRIDFSDRLSDLKEIAGQGISIKVDDELLFVGNDKLMISNNINFEKCSDFGTIVYVAKEDVFLGSIVINDRIKEDAKEVLMALKNTGVEKNIMLTGDIKEVADFVASELSVDYVYSELLPQDKVDKVEEVLDENSVLAFVGDGINDAPVLARADIGIAMGGIGSDAAIEAADVVIMDDNLGNIVRGIKLAKRTMSIAKQNIVFAIGVKLIFLLLAAIGFGTMWEAVFADVGVTILCVINAMRNLRIENI; this comes from the coding sequence ATGAACAATAAGCAAAAGAAGATGTTAAGTAAAATAATTATGGGGGCATGCCTTTATATAACTGCCATCATAATTTCAAAAATAAGCTTTCCAATGTCAGATATAATCAGTTTATTGCTGTTTATAATAGCATATATAATAGTGGGAAAGGATGTATTACTAAAAGCCTTCACAAATATAAAAAGAGGTAAGGTATTTGATGAAAATTTCCTTATGACCATTGCTACTGTAGGTGCGTTTATAATCGGTGAGTATCCGGAAGCTATGGGAGTTATGCTCTTTTATATGTTAGGTGAATTTTTACAGTCTCTGGCTGTAAATAAGTCCAGAAAATCTATATCCGATATGATGAATATAAGACCCGACTACGCAAATCTTGTAAAAGAAGACGGCAGTGTGGAAACAGTAGATCCATATGATGTGGAAGTCGGCTCATATATACAGATAAAAGCCGGTGAGATAATACCGCTTGACGGAATCGTGGTATCTGGAAAGGCAATGCTTGATACATCAGCACTTACAGGTGAGTCAGTACCAAGAAGTGCAAATGTAGGTGATCAGGTATATAGTGGAAGCATAAATAAGGACGGTCTTTTAAAGCTTGAGGTTACAAAGGAGTTTGGTGAATCTACAGCAAGCAAGATTCTTGAACTGGTAGAAAATGCTGCCGCAAAGAAATCAAAGACAGAAAATCTTATATCAAAGTTTGCGGTAGTATACACTCCAATAGTTGTTTTTTTGGCTATAGCATTGGCTGTTATCCCTCCTTTTATATTCCCGGGAACCGGCTTTGTCACATGGATTTACAGGGCGTTAACATTTCTTGTAGTATCTTGTCCATGTGCATTTGTTATAGCAATTCCTTTAAGCTTTTTTAGCGGTATAGGTGCATCATCAAAAATCGGAGTATTGATAAAAGGAAGTAATTATCTGGAGGTTTTAGCCGGAGTAAAGACTTTTATGTTTGATAAAACAGGCACCTTAACAAAGGGTGTTTTTGAAGTGGTGAGCATACATCCCAATAATATAAGTGAAGAGGAGCTAATAAAAAAGGCTGCAATGGCAGAGGAGTATTCCTCACATCCTATAGCCGTTTCAATAAAAAACGCATACAAGGAATTTGAGGAAGAGAGCAGTAGAATTGATTTTTCAGATAGACTCAGTGATTTGAAAGAGATCGCCGGACAAGGTATCAGTATAAAAGTGGATGATGAGTTGCTGTTTGTAGGAAATGATAAACTGATGATTTCAAATAATATAAATTTTGAGAAATGTAGTGACTTTGGAACTATTGTGTATGTGGCAAAGGAAGATGTATTTCTTGGGTCCATAGTGATAAATGATAGGATAAAGGAAGATGCTAAAGAAGTTCTTATGGCACTGAAAAATACCGGTGTAGAAAAGAATATTATGCTTACAGGAGATATAAAGGAAGTAGCAGATTTTGTAGCAAGTGAATTGTCAGTGGATTATGTATACTCTGAGCTTTTGCCACAGGATAAGGTGGATAAGGTGGAAGAAGTGCTGGATGAAAATTCAGTATTGGCATTTGTTGGAGATGGAATAAATGATGCCCCGGTTTTAGCAAGAGCAGATATCGGTATTGCTATGGGAGGTATCGGATCAGATGCAGCTATAGAGGCAGCAGATGTTGTTATAATGGATGACAATTTAGGTAATATAGTAAGAGGTATAAAGCTGGCAAAGAGAACAATGAGTATCGCAAAGCAAAATATTGTATTTGCTATCGGTGTAAAGCTGATTTTCCTCTTGCTTGCAGCCATAGGTTTTGGTACTATGTGGGAAGCGGTATTTGCAGATGTAGGTGTTACCATACTTTGTGTAATCAACGCAATGAGAAATCTTAGAATAGAAAATATATAA
- a CDS encoding S-ribosylhomocysteine lyase: MDKITSFTIDHLKLLPGVYVSRKDSVGDMLVTTFDIRMTRPNFEPVINTAELHAIEHLGATFLRNHKDYGESILYFGPMGCRTGFYLLLKGNHESNEIVPLLKEMFEFIKNFEGEVPGACAKDCGNYLDINLPMAKYISAKYLNEVLEDISKDRLVYPE; encoded by the coding sequence ATGGATAAGATAACAAGCTTTACAATAGACCATCTAAAACTTTTACCTGGAGTTTATGTATCAAGAAAAGACAGTGTAGGAGATATGCTTGTCACTACATTTGATATAAGAATGACCAGACCTAATTTTGAACCGGTAATAAATACAGCGGAGCTACATGCTATAGAGCATTTGGGGGCTACATTTCTTAGAAATCATAAAGATTATGGAGAAAGTATATTATACTTTGGACCTATGGGGTGTAGAACCGGATTTTATCTGCTTTTAAAGGGGAACCATGAGTCAAATGAGATAGTTCCTTTACTTAAAGAAATGTTTGAGTTTATAAAGAACTTTGAGGGAGAGGTGCCGGGAGCCTGTGCTAAGGATTGCGGTAATTACTTAGACATCAATTTACCTATGGCAAAGTATATATCAGCAAAGTATTTAAATGAAGTATTAGAGGATATATCAAAAGACAGATTGGTATATCCGGAATAG
- a CDS encoding O-antigen ligase family protein: MNSKRKLTNASNVIVGLWLFAMFTIFPLIYNDFYYDILQTKYYTVMILSITMILALIVICGFAGGFKSFFDKVKKKGFETWFKEEFSLWDICVMIFMLMTVLSTLFSGRVIMDAITGNKGRFSGLLLISVYVTIYFIVSRMFSFSKIYFTVFLAVSIPICILGYTDYFNMDVLKFKEKISPEQWSVFTSTIGNINTYTAVLAFYIAISGTLFITTPFSKDKSNGEGIEKTVFYYIIMFINFIALSMGNSDNGYLTLAAFFGLVPFVAFKSMEGVRRFILTIFTYLLGIKIVKLINIKYAGKVLGISGLYDFISDFKYLEIIIIALAAIVILMYVIAYQKRNETRKENDSLLKLLRYIWLAILIIAFAFIIFLGMKINANVEAAKEKYGALADYFVFNDYWGTFRGYIWRASVEEYMKFPMLHKIFGSGPDTFGIYIYALRFNEMTRVTNQIFDATHNEYIQFLFTLGPVATLSYIVAIISPGIKALRTGLSDLRDDAMLPFLYASAMAVICYATQAMVNLNLPVVTPFLWIFLGITVALLRDKGDVKKEKR; encoded by the coding sequence ATGAATTCTAAAAGAAAACTGACAAACGCATCAAATGTTATAGTGGGACTTTGGCTTTTTGCTATGTTTACTATATTTCCCTTAATTTATAATGACTTTTACTATGACATACTACAGACCAAGTATTATACAGTAATGATTCTTTCTATTACGATGATCTTGGCACTGATAGTGATATGTGGTTTTGCCGGAGGATTTAAGAGTTTTTTCGATAAGGTAAAGAAAAAGGGGTTTGAGACCTGGTTTAAAGAAGAATTCAGTTTATGGGATATATGTGTAATGATATTTATGCTGATGACTGTATTATCTACATTATTTTCCGGTAGAGTTATAATGGATGCGATTACCGGAAATAAGGGAAGATTCTCAGGACTTTTATTGATATCAGTTTATGTAACTATATATTTTATAGTGAGTAGAATGTTTTCATTCAGCAAAATTTATTTTACGGTTTTTTTAGCTGTAAGTATTCCGATATGTATATTGGGCTATACAGATTACTTCAATATGGATGTATTGAAGTTTAAGGAGAAAATAAGTCCGGAACAGTGGTCTGTATTTACTTCGACTATTGGAAATATAAATACATACACTGCAGTTCTGGCATTCTATATTGCTATTTCCGGAACATTATTTATAACTACACCATTTAGTAAGGATAAATCTAATGGTGAGGGTATAGAAAAGACTGTTTTCTATTATATTATAATGTTTATAAACTTTATTGCCCTTTCTATGGGTAATTCAGATAATGGTTATCTTACATTGGCTGCGTTCTTCGGGCTTGTACCATTTGTGGCATTTAAGAGTATGGAGGGTGTAAGAAGATTTATATTAACAATTTTTACATATTTGCTTGGAATAAAAATTGTAAAACTTATTAATATAAAATATGCAGGTAAGGTACTTGGAATATCAGGTTTATATGATTTTATAAGTGATTTTAAATATTTAGAAATTATAATTATTGCTTTAGCAGCCATAGTTATTTTGATGTATGTTATTGCATACCAAAAAAGAAATGAGACAAGAAAAGAAAATGATAGTTTACTTAAGTTGCTTAGATATATCTGGTTGGCTATATTAATTATTGCATTCGCATTTATAATCTTTTTGGGAATGAAGATAAATGCAAATGTGGAGGCAGCTAAGGAAAAGTATGGGGCATTGGCTGATTATTTTGTCTTTAATGACTACTGGGGTACATTTAGAGGTTATATTTGGAGAGCATCAGTAGAGGAATATATGAAGTTTCCAATGTTACACAAGATCTTTGGTAGCGGACCTGATACTTTTGGTATATACATTTATGCATTGAGATTTAATGAAATGACTAGAGTAACGAATCAGATCTTTGATGCAACACATAATGAATACATTCAATTTTTATTTACTTTAGGACCTGTAGCTACTTTATCCTATATTGTGGCAATTATATCTCCGGGTATAAAAGCACTTAGGACAGGGTTGTCTGATCTTAGAGATGATGCAATGTTACCATTTTTGTATGCATCTGCAATGGCAGTTATATGTTATGCAACTCAAGCTATGGTTAACCTGAATTTACCGGTTGTGACACCATTTTTGTGGATATTCTTAGGTATAACAGTGGCATTACTCAGAGATAAAGGTGATGTAAAAAAGGAGAAAAGATAA
- the greA gene encoding transcription elongation factor GreA yields the protein MAETLTKEDIKKIEAEIEERKLVLRPQLIEAVKEARAHGDLSENFEYYAAKREKNKNESRINYLERMLRFCHVYEDKTDDDQVGIDKIVELYFEDDDESEKFKIVTSIRGDSLEGRLSIESPIGKAIVGKKKGDRVRVPVGDRGYYVKIMSIEISNEEDEIRSF from the coding sequence ATGGCAGAGACGCTTACAAAAGAAGATATAAAAAAGATTGAGGCAGAAATAGAGGAAAGAAAACTGGTACTTAGGCCACAGCTAATAGAGGCAGTGAAGGAAGCTAGAGCACATGGAGATTTATCAGAGAACTTTGAGTACTATGCTGCAAAGAGAGAAAAGAATAAGAATGAGAGTAGAATCAACTATTTAGAGAGAATGCTAAGATTTTGTCATGTATACGAAGATAAGACTGATGATGATCAGGTAGGGATTGATAAGATAGTTGAACTGTATTTTGAAGATGATGATGAGAGTGAAAAGTTTAAAATAGTGACTTCTATAAGAGGAGATTCTCTGGAGGGCAGACTCAGTATAGAATCACCTATTGGTAAGGCGATAGTTGGAAAGAAAAAGGGTGATAGAGTAAGGGTACCTGTAGGAGACAGAGGTTATTATGTAAAAATAATGTCAATAGAGATAAGCAATGAAGAAGATGAAATAAGATCGTTTTAG
- a CDS encoding YbaB/EbfC family nucleoid-associated protein — protein sequence MAKRGGFGGGMMPGNINQLMKQAQKMQKQMEEQSAAFEGKEFSASAGGGAVSITVSGKKEITKVSIDKEVVDPDDVEMLEDLIMAATNEALRKMEEEHSALMGGIAGGAGKLPF from the coding sequence ATGGCAAAGCGTGGAGGTTTTGGTGGCGGCATGATGCCGGGTAATATAAATCAGTTGATGAAGCAGGCACAGAAGATGCAAAAGCAGATGGAGGAGCAAAGTGCGGCTTTTGAAGGTAAAGAGTTTAGTGCAAGTGCAGGTGGTGGTGCTGTAAGCATTACTGTATCAGGTAAAAAGGAAATCACAAAGGTTTCAATAGATAAAGAGGTTGTAGACCCTGATGATGTGGAGATGTTGGAAGACTTGATAATGGCGGCTACAAATGAAGCCCTTAGAAAGATGGAAGAAGAGCATTCTGCACTTATGGGTGGCATTGCAGGTGGAGCAGGAAAGTTGCCATTCTAA